A stretch of DNA from Candidatus Gastranaerophilales bacterium:
AGAAGCAGTCGAAAACCACACTCCGCAGGTTATCGTTGTTGATGAAATCGGTACGGAAGAAGAAGCCCTGGCAGCAAGAACAATAGCGGAAAGAGGGGTCATGCTCATAGCAACGGCTCACGGTAATATGCTTGAGAATCTTATCAAAAACCCTACTTTATCAGACCTTGTAGGCGGAGTAAGCTCCGTAACCTTAGGTGACGATGAAGCAAGAAGACGCGCTACCCAAAAAACAATTCTTGAGCGTGAAAAGCAGCCGACTTTTGATGTTGTTATGGAAATCGTAGACAGAGAAACTCTTGCTGTTTACCCTGACGTGGCAACTGCCGTGGATTATATTCTACGAGGATGGCCAATCCAGCCTGAAATAAGAAAAACAGGCTATTCACCCACGGAAAAAACCGGCATTGAACCTAAAATAGCGCTGACTAACGAAGAGCCGATTAAAAAAACCCCCGAATACACCAGCACTCTTAATCGGGATTTTAACGTTCAAAAATACGTTGATGACAATAAACAATACAGAAAAATTTACGTATATTCAATTTCACGCACCATAGTTGAAAAAGCCATCGAAAGATTAAATCTGAATGCTAAAGTAACCAAAAATATTGATGATGCCGATATTGTAATTTCGCACAAGAGCTACGCCAAAGGCGGGTCAAAAATCATCGAAGCGGCGCAGGAGTTTAAGCTGCCTATCCATTTTGTTAAATCCAACAACATGCCGCAAATTCAAAAAGCACTAAAACTTGCGTTAGGGGTTAAATCCGATGATGAAAACACCCAATACCATGATGAAACGGATGAAGCACTTGAAGAAGCACAAAAAGCTGTACTTGAATTTTTAGAAAATGATACAGAAGTAGAACTTGCCCCACGCAAGGCAGAAATTCGCAAGCTTCAGCATGAATATATAGAGCAGCATAATCTAAAAAGCATAAGTATAGGCGAAGAAC
This window harbors:
- a CDS encoding AAA family ATPase, whose protein sequence is MNELSFYNDLEKILNVMPKIITDNINQQELNDLTEIVLDLGRVPEMRFSTGEIKYLSDKLVTPDDIKYVIDRIEDFTSDNRSGVAGTLHRISAIKNRKGKIIGLTARIGRVVTGTILCISDIVKDGKSILFLGRPGVGKTTKLREIARMVADELGKRVVVVDTSNEIAGDGDIPHRAIGKARRMQVPSPEMQKDIMIEAVENHTPQVIVVDEIGTEEEALAARTIAERGVMLIATAHGNMLENLIKNPTLSDLVGGVSSVTLGDDEARRRATQKTILEREKQPTFDVVMEIVDRETLAVYPDVATAVDYILRGWPIQPEIRKTGYSPTEKTGIEPKIALTNEEPIKKTPEYTSTLNRDFNVQKYVDDNKQYRKIYVYSISRTIVEKAIERLNLNAKVTKNIDDADIVISHKSYAKGGSKIIEAAQEFKLPIHFVKSNNMPQIQKALKLALGVKSDDENTQYHDETDEALEEAQKAVLEFLENDTEVELAPRKAEIRKLQHEYIEQHNLKSISIGEEPNRRLKITK